TAAATGTCTGGGATATTATTTCCCGTTAATGTTTTTTGTTCGGTTAAAAGTTTGTTTACCAGTTTTTTGTATAAAGTGTTTTTTTTGATAGAAGGTGAAAAGAATTTCATATTCTCTAAATAAATTGAATGAAAATTGTACAATCTATAATCATTTACAATTTCCCACAAGGCAGCATAAGAATCCGGATTTTTTTTGATGTATTGAACTAAAAGTTTCTGCTTTTCATCAAAATTGGTCAAACTATCTATTTTTTGAGGATCTGTAGATTTGATGTAAACCGTGCTTAAAGCTTTCTGTAAATTTTTAAAATCACGGTTGGTGGGTGAATCGATATTGATTTCTGTTTGATTGTTGAAAGTAGGTAATTCAATCCTGTGTTTTCCTTTTTCAATAAAGAAAGTTTTAGAAACAGAAAAAGATTTATTCTTCTTGTCAAGATAAGTAAATGCTACTGGCTGAGGATATTCAGTAAAGCCTTTGATGAGGTTTTCTTTCTTGATTCTTATAGTGTATAAAGAATGATCTGTCGGGAAAACAGTAATATTTTTATCAGATTGTACGGTAAAAGTATAGAGATCGCCCCAACCTCTTCTCGTGGATGCTGCTCCTAAAATCAGGCTGTCATTTTCATAAGAATCTGCATTAAGATTAATCTCAAAGTTATTTTGTGAGAATATGCAATTTGAAATAAGAATTAGTAAAATGTAAAAAAATTTTCTCATCGATCTGTTTTCAGGGTTTATGCTAACTTACAAAATTTTCTTTATTTATGATGAGGTGATTATTGGCTTTACTGCATCTTGAAAATGAGTATAATCTTTTTAGACGCAAAGATTTAATTAACATTGATATTATGCAAGTAAGCAAAGAGTAATCAACAAGTTGATTTGACGAAGCGATATTTTCACGCTTCGCGAAGCAAATTTCATTTGCCTTTGCCCTCTAAAAATATACAATGCGATAAGTTAATCTTTGCGTTTAAAAAAACGAATAAAAATCCGATAATTACGTTGTTTCAATATCCACAATTTTCCTCCCGTTTTCACCCAAATAATGAACAAGCAATTTTTCGTAAACTTTGTACCCTTCATCCGCATTGGTGAAAATTAGAATTCCCTGTTTGGTCTTCGGTAAAATGAAAGTAATACACTGACTTCCCAAATCGGAACCACCATGAGATAGCGCAAATTCTCCATTTCCCAAATCATAGATTTCAAAACCCAATCCGAAATATTTGTTTTCCTTTGTTTTCACCTGTTTTTTGATCATTTCTGAATAAATCTTTGGACTTAGATTTCCGCCTTCCAAAATATTGACCAGAAATTTTCCGTAATCTTCTATCGTCGTGTGAAGGTCATCTGCAGCATTGGCAGTTGTATTTTTAATGATTTCGTAAGATTTTCCGTTTTTGTCATAGCCAATGGCAAATCTCTTTTCATCGGTATTTTGCTCCCAAATATAATTCGTATCATTCATTTGTAGAGGTTGAAAAATCAATTCTTTAGCTAATTGATCCAAACTTTTTTTGAATTTTATTTCAAGAGCTTTTCTTAAATATTCCATTCCTTCACCGGAATATTGATATTTTGTTCCCGGTTCAAAATCGAAAGTCAGCTTTTTATTCTCTTTCATCCATCGCCAGTTGGGAAACCCTGTTTGATGGCTTAAAATAATTCTTGTGGTCAGTTTTTTTGCTCTTGGGTCATTGGCAATATCGGGATCAATCCAATAGTTGGAAATGGGTTCATCCAAATTCCATTTTCCGGCATTTACCAGCTGTAAAGCAACCATTGCTGTGATGGGTTTAGTAAGTGAAGCTACATTAAAAATCGTATTGTAAGGCGCTGAAATTCTCTCTTTAATTTCACCAAAGACTTTTACCTGTTTCAGTTGTCCGTCGTCAATAATTCCGAGTCCAAGCGTGCGGATATGATTTTCCTTTAACCAATTTTCGATAGCAGGATCATTATCAAAAATTTCTGTTTGAGCTTTAATTTTAAAAGTGAAAAGGAAGAAGAATGGAAGGAAGAAATAAAATGTTTTTGTCATTGTTTTAATTTTCGACAAAGGTTGAATTTCTTGTTTTTAATTCAAAAAAATGAACCCGACAAAAACCCGACAATCACAAATTGTAATTATATCATGTTGAAATTCAGTTTGTAATAAAGATTTTGTTTTCTGTCGATTTCAACAGTATTTCTGATGATGATGAACAGATTAGACATAAAAATAAGGATCAAGATGCCCAAAGTATAGTTGCCTCTGAGCTTTAAAAAGATCCAGAGCATGAAAATAACCGGTGCAAAAATCGTCCAGATGATTTGAAGTGTAATGATTTGTTTGGATAAATTATTTTTCTGTTTTAGCTTAAACATTAAAATAATCGGAACGAGAATATTTAAAGGTGGAAATAAAATGCAGGGAATAGAGGAAAGATTGATGATCTTAATAAAAGAATAATTGATGATCACTTCCTCTGCCTTTTCTTCGGTGAGCTGTTTTTCTGTCGGTTGTTCTTGAATCACTTCCTTAGGAATATTCTGAAGTATACTTTCTTCAATTCCTAATGTCTGGGATAAGGTACGGAGTGTATATCCTTTCGGAATGGTTCCGGCTTCTATCCGCTGAATTGTCCTCACAGAAATACCAGAGCTCTCCGCCAACTCTTCCTGAGTCAGGTTTTTAAGCTCTCGTATTTCTTTTAGTTTGGACATGTCTGATTTTGCTAAAAAGATAAAATTAAGAAAACTTCTTGAAAACCAAAGTTGCATTGTGACCTCCGAAACCGAAAGCGTTGCTTAATGCAAAATTGATGTTTTTTTCTTTAGCTTCTCCAAAAACGATGTTTACATCTTTCGGAATATTTTCATCAATAGAATGGAGATTGATCGTTGGCGGAATAATTCCCTTTTCAATCGCCTTGATCGAAAGAATAGCTTCTGCTGCACCTGCTGCACCCAATAAGTGGCCCGTCATGGATTTGGTTGCACTTAGATCAAGGTTTTTACTTCCGTTGAATAATTTACTGATTCCTTTTAATTCAATCAAATCTCCCAATGGAGTAGAGGTTGCATGAGGATTCAGATAATCGATATCTTCAATATTAGCACCCGCTTCTTGCATGGCAAGCTGCATTGCTTTTATTGCGCCCACACCGTCAGGATGAGGTGCTGTCATGTGATGAGCATCGGCAGTCATTGCTGCTCCGCCAAGTTCAGCGTAGATTTTTGCGCCTCTTGCTTTAGCGTGCTCATATTCTTCCAAAATCAAAGCTCCGGCACCTTCTCCCATTACAAAACCGTCTCTTTCGGCATCGTAAGGGCGGCTGGCAGTGGCAAAATCATCATTTCTTGTTGACATCGCTTTCATACTCGAGAAACCACCAATGGAAGCTTCTGTAATTGCCGCTTCCGAACCCCCGCTGATAATCACTTTTGCTTTTCCTAAACGGATATAATTGAAAGCATCCATCAAAGCCGTGTTTCCTGTAGCACAAGCAGAAATCGTAGTATAATTAATTCCTCGAAGACCGAATTTCATAGAGATCATTCCTGAAGCCATGTTCGCAATAAATTTAGGAACGAAAAACGGATTGAAACGTGGAGTTCCGTCTCCTTTTGCAAAGTCATTCACTTCATTTTCGAAAGTAATCATTCCGCCCTGTCCGGTTCCCCAGATAACGCCGGTGTCGAAAGGATCCATACTTTCCAGTTCAAGCCCGGAATCTTTCAATGCTTCTGTCGCAGAATACATTGCATATTGTGAAAAAAGATCACTTCTTTTGATTTCGTTGTGTGTTAAATAAACTTTTGGATCAAAATTTTTAACCTCACAAGCAAAATGTACTTTAAATTTTTCTGTATCAAAATGGGTGATTTTATTCGCTCCACTTACTCCGTTGATACTGTTTTGCCAGAATTCTTCGACATTATTTCCCAAAGGCGTCACTGCGCCTAATCCTGTAATGACAACTCTTTTCATATATAGATGTTTATCTTTTTAAAGATCATAAATAATCACCATTTTAAAATGTGATTTTATGCTTCATTGTTAATTTTGAATAAATTAGAGGTTCCTCTTGCTATGAGTCTTGATTTATCGGCATTCCATATTTCGCATTGAGCGTTCACAAATTGCTTTCCTCTTTTAATAATTTTTGTTTCGGCTACAATATTATCATTTTCTTTTGCAGCGGAAAAATAATCGATGCTGTTATTTACGGTAACGATAAAGGTTTTTTCATTTAAAGAAAACATGGTGGCACCAATTACATCATCAATAATAGCGGCTGTTACGCCTCCGTGAAGATTTCCCATCGGGTTCAGCCATTCTTCTCTTACGGTATATTGAAATTCGATATGCCCTTCTT
The sequence above is a segment of the Chryseobacterium sp. MYb264 genome. Coding sequences within it:
- a CDS encoding TlpA family protein disulfide reductase, with amino-acid sequence MRKFFYILLILISNCIFSQNNFEINLNADSYENDSLILGAASTRRGWGDLYTFTVQSDKNITVFPTDHSLYTIRIKKENLIKGFTEYPQPVAFTYLDKKNKSFSVSKTFFIEKGKHRIELPTFNNQTEINIDSPTNRDFKNLQKALSTVYIKSTDPQKIDSLTNFDEKQKLLVQYIKKNPDSYAALWEIVNDYRLYNFHSIYLENMKFFSPSIKKNTLYKKLVNKLLTEQKTLTGNNIPDIYFDKSNKLTAEDFKNHKLTFIDYWATSCAPCVKGMPEIVNLYHEFKDKGVQFITVTDEQKPERIKLAQTILQKNNATWLNFFDTNKDFQKKLNVSGYPMHLLIDENGKILARIMGDLSEVRNKITEYVK
- a CDS encoding serine hydrolase domain-containing protein, with the protein product MTKTFYFFLPFFFLFTFKIKAQTEIFDNDPAIENWLKENHIRTLGLGIIDDGQLKQVKVFGEIKERISAPYNTIFNVASLTKPITAMVALQLVNAGKWNLDEPISNYWIDPDIANDPRAKKLTTRIILSHQTGFPNWRWMKENKKLTFDFEPGTKYQYSGEGMEYLRKALEIKFKKSLDQLAKELIFQPLQMNDTNYIWEQNTDEKRFAIGYDKNGKSYEIIKNTTANAADDLHTTIEDYGKFLVNILEGGNLSPKIYSEMIKKQVKTKENKYFGLGFEIYDLGNGEFALSHGGSDLGSQCITFILPKTKQGILIFTNADEGYKVYEKLLVHYLGENGRKIVDIETT
- a CDS encoding helix-turn-helix domain-containing protein, with the protein product MSKLKEIRELKNLTQEELAESSGISVRTIQRIEAGTIPKGYTLRTLSQTLGIEESILQNIPKEVIQEQPTEKQLTEEKAEEVIINYSFIKIINLSSIPCILFPPLNILVPIILMFKLKQKNNLSKQIITLQIIWTIFAPVIFMLWIFLKLRGNYTLGILILIFMSNLFIIIRNTVEIDRKQNLYYKLNFNMI
- the fabF gene encoding beta-ketoacyl-ACP synthase II, whose protein sequence is MKRVVITGLGAVTPLGNNVEEFWQNSINGVSGANKITHFDTEKFKVHFACEVKNFDPKVYLTHNEIKRSDLFSQYAMYSATEALKDSGLELESMDPFDTGVIWGTGQGGMITFENEVNDFAKGDGTPRFNPFFVPKFIANMASGMISMKFGLRGINYTTISACATGNTALMDAFNYIRLGKAKVIISGGSEAAITEASIGGFSSMKAMSTRNDDFATASRPYDAERDGFVMGEGAGALILEEYEHAKARGAKIYAELGGAAMTADAHHMTAPHPDGVGAIKAMQLAMQEAGANIEDIDYLNPHATSTPLGDLIELKGISKLFNGSKNLDLSATKSMTGHLLGAAGAAEAILSIKAIEKGIIPPTINLHSIDENIPKDVNIVFGEAKEKNINFALSNAFGFGGHNATLVFKKFS
- a CDS encoding PaaI family thioesterase, with amino-acid sequence MDKLQVLQSFVGKEFTASPSPFMRWLNPIVISAEEGHIEFQYTVREEWLNPMGNLHGGVTAAIIDDVIGATMFSLNEKTFIVTVNNSIDYFSAAKENDNIVAETKIIKRGKQFVNAQCEIWNADKSRLIARGTSNLFKINNEA